In one Armatimonadota bacterium genomic region, the following are encoded:
- a CDS encoding SRPBCC family protein produces the protein MPKVANSVWIKAPLDRVYAIARDNKSFPEFMDDVDSVTVLEEDGDVVVSQWAARVPAFGLKVRWSQRDEWSREPVMCRFSQVSGDYDSMSGTWEFSEKDGGTLFESVVDYEYSVPGLGPLVGKVIKGLVEKNMDGVLNAIKNRAESGAASS, from the coding sequence ATGCCCAAAGTTGCCAATTCGGTTTGGATAAAAGCCCCGCTCGACCGGGTTTATGCGATTGCCCGCGACAACAAGTCTTTTCCCGAGTTCATGGATGATGTGGATTCGGTGACGGTGCTGGAAGAGGATGGGGATGTGGTGGTTTCGCAATGGGCGGCTCGCGTCCCGGCCTTTGGGCTCAAAGTGCGGTGGTCCCAGCGCGACGAATGGTCCCGAGAGCCGGTGATGTGCCGATTCAGCCAAGTTTCTGGCGATTACGATTCCATGTCTGGCACCTGGGAGTTTTCCGAAAAGGATGGCGGCACGTTGTTTGAATCGGTGGTTGACTATGAGTATTCGGTTCCCGGGCTCGGCCCCCTGGTCGGCAAAGTCATCAAGGGCCTCGTCGAAAAGAACATGGATGGGGTCTTGAACGCGATCAAGAACCGGGCCGAATCCGGGGCCGCATCAAGTTGA
- a CDS encoding alcohol dehydrogenase catalytic domain-containing protein — MMKALVLKAPGELDFCSVPIPEPGPGDILIRVQAAPTCGTDLKAFLRGHPQIPMPGVFGHEYSGSVVGVGAGAPFAIGDEIMGVHSAPCQQCRWCLNDQENLCDSIMATKVLGTYAEYLLIPERIARTNVFPKPNRLSFETAALLEPLACVAQGLERANPKTHGDVLVIGPGAIGLMFVAALRHIGIKDVTLAGRNPARLQVGEALGARPTKLDEATGEYDLVIECTGKLEIWEKSADFVRRGGTLVLFGGCKAGSQVKFSTQRLHYDDLTVLSPFHFGTRAVRTARNWLMHPDFDLGPLFSGDRALDEGEAVFRDLEAGRGIKYVFHP; from the coding sequence ATGATGAAAGCCTTGGTCCTCAAGGCTCCCGGGGAACTCGACTTTTGCTCCGTGCCGATCCCCGAACCAGGCCCAGGCGACATCCTGATCCGGGTTCAGGCTGCCCCGACCTGCGGAACCGACCTCAAAGCCTTTTTGCGGGGACACCCGCAAATCCCGATGCCCGGCGTGTTTGGGCACGAATACAGCGGGTCGGTGGTCGGCGTTGGCGCGGGTGCCCCCTTTGCCATCGGCGACGAGATCATGGGAGTCCACTCCGCCCCTTGCCAGCAGTGCCGATGGTGCCTCAACGACCAAGAAAATCTGTGCGATTCCATCATGGCAACCAAGGTGCTGGGCACCTACGCCGAATACCTGCTGATCCCGGAACGGATCGCCCGCACCAACGTCTTCCCAAAACCCAATCGCCTGAGCTTTGAAACGGCGGCTTTGCTGGAGCCGCTCGCCTGTGTGGCGCAAGGTCTTGAACGGGCAAACCCCAAAACCCACGGAGACGTCTTGGTCATCGGGCCGGGGGCGATTGGGCTGATGTTTGTGGCAGCCCTCCGCCACATCGGGATCAAAGATGTGACCCTTGCCGGGCGGAACCCGGCCCGCTTGCAAGTCGGGGAAGCTCTGGGGGCCCGACCGACCAAGCTGGACGAGGCCACCGGGGAATACGATCTCGTGATCGAATGCACGGGGAAATTGGAGATTTGGGAAAAATCGGCTGATTTCGTCCGCCGGGGCGGCACGCTCGTCCTGTTTGGCGGCTGCAAAGCAGGGTCGCAAGTCAAGTTCAGCACCCAGCGCCTCCACTACGACGACCTCACCGTACTCTCGCCGTTCCACTTTGGGACCAGGGCCGTTCGGACAGCGCGGAACTGGCTGATGCACCCCGATTTCGACCTTGGGCCTCTCTTCAGTGGCGACCGGGCCCTGGACGAGGGCGAAGCGGTCTTCCGCGATTTGGAAGCAGGGCGGGGGATCAAATATGTCTTCCACCCCTAA
- a CDS encoding alcohol dehydrogenase catalytic domain-containing protein, whose translation MSSTPNGPATMAAVRFHSGGQVAVDTLPVPPCPPGGLLVKTLACGLCSGELMGWYMERKALKGPHVLGHEAVGIVVESDDSRFPIGTQVSPHHHAPCLHCEYCRRGAFVHCDTWKRSRLDPGGMAEYFAVPAENLADCLATTGLDTLTATLVEPLACVAKQLRRVRYQQGEPACVVGLGAMGLLHALLMPGCTAVEPNPFRAEWAKKQGVDVKQPNECGGSLCTILCPGSSEALVFALQATEPGGRIGLFAPLPPGPQPFDFETAYMKDIELINSYSCGPDDTKQSLEWLTQGKVRGNQIYTTEVAIADLPAAYHAMRNGEILKAVVRF comes from the coding sequence ATGTCTTCCACCCCTAACGGGCCGGCCACGATGGCGGCGGTCCGTTTCCATTCTGGCGGACAAGTGGCGGTAGACACCCTCCCGGTGCCGCCATGCCCCCCAGGCGGACTTTTGGTCAAAACCCTCGCCTGCGGCCTTTGCAGCGGGGAACTCATGGGGTGGTACATGGAGCGCAAAGCCCTTAAAGGGCCCCATGTTTTGGGACACGAAGCCGTGGGGATCGTCGTGGAATCCGACGACAGTCGCTTCCCCATCGGAACCCAGGTTTCGCCACACCACCACGCCCCTTGCCTTCATTGCGAATATTGCCGCCGGGGGGCGTTTGTCCACTGTGACACCTGGAAGCGGTCGCGCCTAGATCCGGGCGGAATGGCCGAATACTTCGCCGTTCCGGCAGAAAACCTGGCCGACTGCCTGGCCACAACCGGCTTGGACACCCTGACGGCCACATTGGTCGAACCCCTCGCCTGCGTGGCAAAACAACTCCGCCGGGTGCGATACCAGCAGGGTGAGCCGGCCTGCGTCGTCGGCCTCGGAGCCATGGGGCTCCTCCACGCCCTCCTCATGCCTGGTTGCACCGCGGTTGAACCGAATCCATTCCGGGCCGAATGGGCAAAAAAGCAAGGGGTCGACGTGAAGCAACCAAATGAGTGCGGGGGGTCGCTGTGCACAATCCTGTGCCCGGGGAGTTCCGAGGCCCTGGTGTTTGCTTTGCAAGCCACCGAACCGGGCGGGCGGATCGGGCTCTTTGCCCCCCTCCCGCCTGGGCCGCAGCCATTTGATTTCGAAACGGCGTACATGAAGGATATCGAGCTCATCAACAGCTACTCATGCGGGCCGGACGACACCAAGCAGTCCTTGGAATGGCTCACGCAGGGAAAAGTCAGGGGAAACCAGATCTACACCACTGAGGTCGCCATTGCCGACCTGCCCGCCGCCTACCACGCGATGCGAAATGGGGAGATTTTGAAAGCGGTGGTGCGGTTCTGA
- a CDS encoding cupin domain-containing protein, which translates to MILRSKGFEWPGVERQDYKNEPGTWQDVSRRVLFATPDSQFETRYFEIAPGGYTSHEKHGHEHCVIVARGSGEVFLEGAWGTVSPGDVVHVPPHAPHQFRNRGTEPFGILCVVDKERDRPILLGNETMAESS; encoded by the coding sequence ATGATCCTCCGTTCCAAAGGGTTCGAGTGGCCAGGCGTCGAACGGCAAGACTACAAAAATGAACCCGGTACCTGGCAAGATGTCAGCCGGCGGGTGTTGTTTGCCACCCCGGACAGCCAGTTCGAGACCCGGTACTTTGAGATCGCCCCCGGTGGATACACCTCGCACGAAAAGCACGGCCACGAGCACTGCGTCATCGTGGCCAGGGGGAGCGGCGAAGTCTTTTTGGAGGGAGCATGGGGTACGGTATCCCCCGGCGATGTGGTGCACGTTCCCCCACACGCCCCCCATCAGTTCCGGAACCGGGGCACCGAGCCCTTCGGCATCCTCTGCGTCGTCGACAAGGAAAGAGACCGTCCTATCCTGCTTGGGAACGAAACCATGGCCGAATCGTCATAG
- a CDS encoding M48 family metalloprotease, translated as MSPLIAAFVLAAPAIHTDCACSYGFYMPEIAVTALAHAQEQDQSQKQPDPNTPQTKDEKRHQDDLANDVKIGKEAAAEIDKELKPSENQDQVARVKAIGAEMAEIANASTVNVMWGDPRHNTFQYEFKLVKGEDVNAFSLPGGIIYVYEGLVDFTESDDELAGVLAHEISHASFRHLDALRREQAKVDIAQIPLLIAAALAGNSNPDAMKALIAVQLVGAGLSSGWSVKAETAADYGGLQYMMKSRYSPVGCLTFMERLGYEERVAPQIDWGIYRTHPPTPERARFMIRSMNEFGIAVKRSLTTTSFSARSIPKDDGSFELWFGNYLIATYRGSDAKDRGAASVLRLNAFLDTVPQMYQLGSNGDEIQGNGRTLVTLKPADLKEGESISANRDAAMATLKKVIADLQYRLWRG; from the coding sequence ATGTCCCCCTTGATCGCCGCTTTTGTGCTCGCCGCCCCGGCAATCCACACGGATTGCGCTTGCAGCTACGGCTTTTACATGCCGGAAATCGCGGTGACGGCCCTGGCCCACGCCCAAGAGCAGGACCAAAGCCAAAAGCAACCCGATCCCAACACGCCGCAAACCAAAGACGAAAAGCGCCACCAAGACGACCTGGCCAACGACGTCAAAATTGGTAAAGAAGCCGCGGCAGAAATTGACAAAGAACTCAAGCCCAGCGAAAACCAAGATCAGGTCGCCCGGGTTAAGGCGATCGGGGCCGAAATGGCGGAAATCGCCAATGCCTCCACGGTCAACGTAATGTGGGGCGACCCCCGCCACAACACGTTTCAATACGAATTCAAACTGGTCAAAGGGGAAGATGTCAACGCCTTTTCCCTACCTGGCGGCATCATCTATGTCTATGAGGGGTTGGTCGATTTCACCGAATCCGACGACGAGCTCGCCGGGGTGCTGGCCCATGAAATCTCCCACGCTTCGTTCCGCCACCTCGACGCCTTGCGCCGCGAACAAGCCAAAGTCGACATTGCGCAAATCCCGTTGTTGATCGCTGCAGCCTTGGCCGGCAATTCCAACCCGGACGCGATGAAGGCCTTGATCGCCGTCCAACTCGTTGGGGCCGGGCTGAGCAGCGGTTGGAGCGTCAAGGCCGAAACCGCGGCCGACTACGGCGGTCTCCAGTACATGATGAAGTCGCGCTACAGCCCCGTCGGGTGTCTGACATTCATGGAGCGGCTCGGCTACGAAGAAAGGGTCGCTCCGCAAATCGATTGGGGCATTTACCGGACCCACCCGCCAACCCCAGAACGGGCCCGGTTCATGATCCGATCCATGAACGAGTTCGGCATTGCCGTCAAACGTAGCCTCACCACCACTTCCTTCTCCGCGAGATCCATCCCCAAAGACGACGGCAGTTTTGAGCTTTGGTTTGGCAACTACCTAATCGCCACGTACCGGGGTTCCGACGCCAAAGACCGCGGGGCGGCTTCGGTACTACGCCTTAATGCCTTTTTGGATACCGTCCCCCAAATGTATCAGTTGGGATCTAACGGAGACGAGATCCAAGGCAACGGCCGCACCCTCGTCACCCTCAAACCGGCAGACCTCAAAGAGGGGGAATCCATCTCCGCCAACCGGGATGCCGCGATGGCCACTTTGAAAAAAGTCATCGCCGACTTGCAGTACCGGCTTTGGCGCGGTTAG
- the purH gene encoding bifunctional phosphoribosylaminoimidazolecarboxamide formyltransferase/IMP cyclohydrolase, whose protein sequence is MPRALISVTDKTGVVEFAQRLLDSGFEILSTGGTAKALREAGLPVTDVKDVTGFPEMLDGRVKTLHPHIHGGILADRNNPGHVRQLEESGIAAIDLVCVNLYAFEKTVSGPHELADAVESIDIGGPAMVRAAAKNFGSVTVVVDPADYGRVADAIASGGLQSLRLELSAAAFRHTAFYDSVISRYLTAAAGVEPLSSTATFGLRKTLDMRYGENPHQTAGLYTDPLQRGGAARARQLWGKELSYNNILDADAAWELVCDLAEGSCAIIKHGNPCGAAQGSSLAESYALARSSDTVSAFGGIAAFLGEIDRDAAEEMTKPENFLEVVIATGFTQEAVEVFTARKGWGQNVRLLAAEPSPAQNYLALRSIRGGVLVQDSDEDPGHEWTIATKRQPTPEESEALRLAWRIIPHVKSNAIVLADNRQLLGVGAGQMNRVQSVRLAIEQAGPAAGRCVLASDAFFPFADSIEAAAAAGIRAIVQPGGSVRDGEVVAKADELGIAMAFTDTRHFRH, encoded by the coding sequence ATGCCCCGCGCCCTCATCAGCGTCACCGACAAAACCGGCGTCGTTGAATTTGCCCAAAGACTCCTCGATTCAGGTTTTGAGATCCTAAGCACTGGCGGCACCGCCAAAGCCTTGCGGGAGGCCGGCCTCCCCGTTACCGATGTCAAGGATGTGACTGGGTTTCCGGAAATGCTTGATGGCCGGGTGAAAACCCTACACCCCCACATCCACGGCGGAATCTTGGCCGACCGGAACAACCCGGGCCACGTGCGGCAACTCGAAGAATCCGGCATCGCGGCTATCGACTTGGTCTGCGTTAACCTTTATGCGTTCGAAAAAACGGTTTCGGGCCCCCATGAACTCGCAGACGCCGTGGAATCTATCGACATCGGGGGGCCGGCGATGGTTCGCGCCGCGGCCAAAAACTTCGGCAGCGTCACCGTCGTTGTTGACCCGGCAGATTATGGAAGGGTTGCCGATGCCATCGCATCGGGCGGACTCCAATCCCTCCGGCTGGAATTGAGTGCCGCCGCATTCCGGCACACCGCGTTTTACGATTCAGTGATTTCGCGCTATCTGACAGCCGCCGCCGGGGTGGAGCCCCTATCATCCACGGCCACGTTCGGCCTCCGCAAAACGCTGGATATGCGGTACGGGGAAAACCCTCACCAAACAGCCGGGCTCTACACCGACCCGTTGCAACGGGGGGGCGCCGCCCGGGCCCGCCAGCTTTGGGGCAAGGAGCTGAGCTACAACAACATCCTGGATGCCGATGCCGCTTGGGAGTTGGTTTGCGACCTGGCCGAAGGATCTTGCGCAATCATCAAGCACGGGAACCCTTGTGGGGCGGCCCAAGGTTCAAGCCTCGCCGAAAGCTACGCCCTGGCAAGATCCAGCGACACGGTTTCCGCGTTTGGCGGCATCGCGGCCTTTTTGGGGGAGATCGACCGTGACGCTGCCGAAGAGATGACGAAGCCGGAAAACTTCTTGGAGGTCGTCATCGCCACCGGCTTCACCCAGGAGGCCGTCGAGGTCTTCACCGCCCGGAAGGGGTGGGGCCAAAATGTGCGGTTATTGGCCGCAGAGCCTTCGCCGGCTCAAAATTACCTGGCCCTGCGTTCGATCCGCGGAGGGGTGCTGGTCCAAGATTCTGACGAGGATCCGGGCCACGAGTGGACCATTGCCACCAAACGGCAGCCGACTCCGGAAGAATCGGAAGCCCTCCGGCTCGCGTGGCGGATCATCCCTCATGTCAAGAGCAATGCCATCGTGCTGGCCGACAACCGGCAGCTTTTGGGGGTTGGTGCCGGCCAAATGAACCGCGTGCAATCAGTGAGGTTGGCCATTGAACAAGCGGGGCCAGCTGCGGGCCGGTGCGTATTGGCCAGCGACGCCTTCTTCCCGTTCGCCGACAGCATCGAAGCCGCGGCCGCAGCCGGCATCCGCGCCATCGTGCAGCCAGGCGGGAGTGTCCGCGACGGCGAAGTCGTCGCTAAAGCGGACGAATTGGGGATCGCCATGGCATTCACGGACACCCGGCACTTCCGCCATTGA
- a CDS encoding rod shape-determining protein has protein sequence MRSLTSRFRRDIGIDLGTANTLVHLAGRGIIIREPSVIAINKDTNEVYAVGEEAKRMLGRTPANIVAIRPLRDGVIADYEQTLAMIRHFIKKASRGFALQTTVVVGIPSGVTEVERDAVLDAARKAGAHRAYVIEEPMAAAIGAGLPVEEPVGSMIVDIGGGTTEVAVISLAGIVHSRSVRTAGDEIDEAIAAYVRRAYNLFIGERTAEQVKIEIGSAYPMDEELSMSIKGRDLISGLPRSADITSVEIRDAIHDPVQEIVEAVKLTLEATPPELAADCMNHGIVIAGGGALIRGLDQLISRETGMPVLIARDPLSCVAIGTGRMLDLLNENPSIRRMLENASRG, from the coding sequence ATCCGTTCCCTCACATCACGGTTCCGTCGAGATATCGGGATCGACCTGGGAACGGCTAACACCCTCGTCCACCTTGCTGGACGGGGGATCATCATCCGTGAGCCCAGCGTCATCGCCATCAACAAAGATACCAACGAAGTCTATGCCGTTGGTGAAGAAGCCAAACGCATGCTTGGTCGGACCCCGGCCAACATCGTCGCGATCCGCCCCCTCCGCGATGGCGTGATCGCTGATTACGAGCAAACGCTGGCCATGATCCGCCACTTCATCAAGAAGGCCAGCCGCGGATTTGCCCTCCAAACCACGGTCGTCGTCGGAATCCCTAGCGGAGTCACCGAAGTCGAGCGCGACGCCGTGCTCGATGCCGCCCGCAAAGCCGGGGCCCACCGAGCCTACGTCATTGAAGAACCCATGGCCGCGGCGATCGGCGCCGGGCTGCCGGTCGAAGAGCCCGTCGGATCCATGATCGTCGACATCGGCGGCGGCACCACCGAAGTCGCCGTGATCTCGCTGGCCGGCATCGTCCACAGCCGCAGTGTCCGCACAGCCGGCGACGAAATCGACGAAGCCATCGCCGCATATGTCCGAAGGGCCTACAACCTCTTCATCGGTGAACGGACCGCCGAACAAGTCAAGATCGAAATCGGCTCCGCGTACCCGATGGACGAAGAACTTTCCATGTCCATTAAAGGGCGCGACCTCATCAGCGGCCTGCCCAGGAGCGCCGACATCACCAGCGTCGAAATCCGGGACGCCATCCACGATCCCGTCCAAGAAATCGTCGAGGCCGTCAAGCTCACCTTGGAAGCGACCCCGCCCGAACTTGCCGCCGACTGCATGAACCATGGGATCGTCATCGCCGGGGGAGGGGCCTTGATCCGCGGGCTGGACCAACTCATCTCCCGCGAAACCGGCATGCCCGTCCTCATCGCCCGCGACCCCTTGAGCTGTGTCGCGATCGGAACGGGCCGTATGCTAGATTTGTTGAACGAAAACCCGTCGATCCGGCGGATGTTGGAGAACGCATCGAGAGGCTAA
- a CDS encoding rod shape-determining protein MreC, which translates to MLAAAMGLGTLQNRMRGAGRLDPVSTTVQALLIRPVASLSQSMGNIDRFFAGVFSAERIKAENTRLRQLARAAADYQETVQRKDREISDLRAKLHLNTIGRERVDADIIHYVPYDNRITLDKGSRDGVKPNLPVITQDGLLALVSTVQDDTCQAVLITSSTVSIGCLAIGSPNVAGLVKGQRSDRLVMDVFDDVEITPGADVVTTGYSEFIPRGIRIGTVSEYVNDREFGVRRAFIVPSSQIGFSKEVTILK; encoded by the coding sequence TTGCTCGCCGCGGCAATGGGACTCGGCACCTTGCAAAACCGCATGAGGGGGGCAGGGAGGTTGGATCCTGTCAGCACAACGGTGCAGGCCCTGCTGATCCGGCCGGTCGCCTCGCTCTCCCAAAGCATGGGCAACATCGACCGATTTTTTGCCGGCGTTTTTTCAGCCGAAAGGATCAAGGCCGAAAACACCCGGCTTCGTCAATTGGCACGGGCTGCCGCCGATTACCAGGAAACCGTGCAACGCAAGGATCGGGAAATCAGCGACCTGCGGGCCAAACTGCACCTCAACACCATCGGCAGGGAGCGGGTGGACGCAGACATCATCCATTACGTGCCCTACGATAACCGGATCACCTTAGACAAAGGGTCCCGCGACGGGGTCAAACCCAACCTGCCCGTCATCACGCAAGATGGACTCCTTGCGCTGGTCAGCACCGTCCAGGACGACACGTGCCAAGCCGTGCTTATTACATCGAGCACGGTCAGCATCGGTTGCTTGGCGATCGGTTCGCCCAATGTGGCCGGATTGGTGAAAGGGCAACGCAGCGACCGCCTTGTGATGGACGTGTTTGACGACGTTGAAATCACACCTGGGGCGGACGTGGTGACAACCGGGTACAGCGAATTCATCCCCCGAGGCATTCGCATCGGAACCGTCTCCGAGTACGTCAACGACCGTGAATTCGGCGTCCGCCGGGCTTTCATCGTCCCTTCCAGCCAGATCGGGTTCAGCAAAGAGGTGACGATCCTGAAATGA
- a CDS encoding Glu/Leu/Phe/Val dehydrogenase, protein MSDYDVQAMARQQLQQASAYLDLDEGLIEVLGRPKRALVVNFPVVMDSGEVQVFEGYRVQHNQSRGPTKGGIRYHPDVDLGETTALAMWMTWKCAVANIPYGGAKGGVKVNVKELSMRELEKLTRRFTAEISPIIGERSDIPAPDVGTSPKVMSWIMDTYSMQSGYTVPGVVTGKPIELGGSEGRVEATGRGVIVCAEEACHNANMNFEGSRIVVQGFGNVGSVAARLAEQKGAKVIAVSDTSGAIANPNGLPIQDLYDKYSGVDGGIQNYTECDKISNDELLALDCDVLIPAAIQAQITEKNADQVKAKIVVEGANGPTTLEADKILHDKGILVVPDILANAGGVVCSYFEWVQDLQNFFWEEDQVNDRLSRLMKHSYGAVAHEMRVHDTDMRTAAMIIGVKRVAEATLMRGIFP, encoded by the coding sequence ATGAGCGATTACGACGTACAGGCAATGGCCCGGCAGCAGTTGCAACAAGCATCTGCTTATCTCGACCTCGATGAGGGCCTGATCGAAGTCCTGGGGCGCCCCAAACGCGCCCTGGTCGTCAATTTCCCGGTCGTGATGGATAGCGGCGAAGTCCAAGTTTTCGAGGGCTACCGCGTCCAGCACAACCAAAGCCGCGGGCCCACAAAAGGCGGGATCCGCTACCACCCGGATGTCGACTTGGGCGAGACGACTGCGCTTGCCATGTGGATGACCTGGAAATGCGCCGTTGCCAACATCCCCTATGGCGGGGCAAAAGGCGGGGTCAAAGTCAATGTCAAAGAGCTCAGCATGCGGGAACTGGAAAAGCTCACGAGGCGGTTCACCGCCGAGATCAGCCCGATCATTGGCGAGCGATCCGACATCCCCGCCCCCGACGTAGGGACGAGCCCCAAGGTGATGAGCTGGATCATGGACACCTATTCCATGCAGTCCGGCTACACCGTGCCGGGGGTCGTCACCGGAAAGCCGATCGAACTCGGCGGGTCGGAAGGGCGCGTTGAAGCCACCGGCCGCGGCGTCATCGTCTGCGCCGAAGAAGCCTGCCACAACGCCAACATGAACTTCGAAGGCTCGCGGATCGTTGTCCAGGGCTTTGGCAACGTGGGTTCGGTGGCCGCCCGCCTGGCCGAACAGAAAGGCGCCAAGGTCATCGCGGTTAGCGACACCAGCGGGGCAATCGCCAACCCCAACGGGCTCCCGATCCAAGACCTTTACGACAAATACAGTGGCGTCGACGGGGGAATCCAAAACTATACGGAATGCGACAAGATCTCCAACGATGAGCTGCTCGCCCTCGATTGTGACGTGCTGATCCCGGCCGCCATCCAAGCTCAAATCACGGAGAAAAACGCCGACCAAGTCAAGGCGAAGATTGTGGTGGAAGGGGCCAACGGACCCACAACGCTCGAAGCCGACAAGATCCTCCACGACAAGGGCATCCTGGTCGTCCCGGATATCTTGGCCAATGCGGGAGGGGTCGTTTGTAGCTACTTCGAATGGGTTCAAGACCTCCAAAACTTCTTCTGGGAAGAAGACCAGGTCAACGACAGGCTGAGCCGGCTGATGAAGCACTCCTATGGCGCTGTGGCCCACGAAATGCGGGTCCACGACACCGACATGCGGACAGCCGCCATGATCATCGGGGTCAAACGCGTGGCCGAAGCCACCTTGATGCGCGGGATTTTCCCCTAA
- the tmk gene encoding dTMP kinase — MFIVFEGPEGAGKSTLVARLAQELGERAVVTREPGSGEFGVAIRRLLLEGEGIPPWSELFLFLADRANHVETVIRPALQAGKTVLCDRYADSTVVYQGHARGLDLDFLRTANQMATGGLIPDMTVLLDLDPAVGLGRQSRQDRLDREPIEFHQKVRAGFLAEMSRDPSRWLKIDAAQPPQKVFEEVWAAIRTRA; from the coding sequence GTGTTCATCGTCTTCGAAGGGCCGGAAGGGGCCGGGAAATCGACCCTGGTCGCCCGGCTGGCCCAGGAGCTCGGAGAACGTGCAGTGGTCACCCGGGAGCCCGGATCTGGGGAGTTCGGGGTGGCCATCCGCCGATTGTTGCTGGAAGGCGAGGGAATACCGCCCTGGTCGGAACTGTTCCTGTTTCTGGCAGACCGGGCCAACCATGTGGAGACCGTGATCCGCCCGGCGTTGCAAGCAGGCAAAACGGTCTTGTGCGACCGTTATGCGGATTCGACAGTGGTGTATCAGGGCCACGCCCGGGGGTTAGACCTAGATTTTCTGCGGACGGCCAATCAAATGGCCACCGGTGGCCTCATCCCAGATATGACAGTCCTGTTAGATTTGGATCCGGCCGTGGGCCTCGGCCGGCAAAGCCGGCAAGACCGGTTGGATCGCGAGCCGATAGAGTTCCACCAAAAGGTGAGAGCGGGGTTCTTGGCCGAAATGTCCCGCGATCCGTCGCGGTGGTTGAAAATCGATGCCGCCCAACCTCCTCAAAAGGTGTTTGAGGAAGTTTGGGCGGCGATCCGTACTCGCGCTTAG